One window of Diabrotica undecimpunctata isolate CICGRU chromosome 8, icDiaUnde3, whole genome shotgun sequence genomic DNA carries:
- the LOC140447279 gene encoding cyclin-dependent kinase-like 2 isoform X1, whose protein sequence is MEKYEHLAIVGEGSYGLVMKCRHRETDQIVAIKKFLETEEDATIRKMALREIRMLKRLKHENLVAMIEVFRYKKRFHLVFEYLEGTVLDELDKMPGGLGEERCRQRIFQVTRGINYCHSNHIVHRDVKPENVLVSSLGVVKLCDFGFARLISSTGEACTEYVATRWYRAPELLVAEPHYGTPIDIWSIGCLFAEMMTGDPLFPGNSDIDQFYLIVKMMGKPCSRHQHLLSKNSKLRTTVKFPTEESIGLYKHFESWPTLTIEFLESCMKMDPQQRLTADELLKHSFFTHDMFPQRFLPALREKVNVELNNPLLRKYKTEILMSTDKRDEVRRKPSRDSKWRFSLTEGTMKRKLSNGDGTVNENFNDKNLITLAETAQRLNVLQQRSSQGALISKDRGTKINHSSNNASEIQMLEKSLESLAKFSSRQEHQKDELSDSPQFQNLDYGDFNRSPQSHLILHPTINNISFNKDPPKKSPNVLQSINNLTTKPTQVPLLTNPRTQFLKKLERNAVVDNIFATGDHSNPFDNTPIWYNSFTSSLLKKKEVKTKPDDFVLPNLPGATNSLLRSKKRTSPEKSLPHSNDITAGEKARVKRKRKYFDICLPCIFKDNGNPIY, encoded by the exons ATGGAAAAATACGAACATTTGGCAATCGTTGGTGAAGGTTCTTATGGCTTGGTGATGAAATGTAGACATCGGGAAACCGATCAAATTGTAGCTATTAAGAAATTTCTGGAGACTGAAGAAGATGCCACAATCAGAAAAATGGCGCTTAGGGAAATTCGAATGCTTAAG AGACTGAAACATGAAAATCTGGTAGCGATGATAGAGGTCTTTCGCTACAAAAAACGGTTTCACTTGGTATTTGAATATTTAGAAGGTACCGTATTGGATGAACTGGATAAGATGCCGGGAGGGTTGGGCGAAGAAAGGTGTAGGCAAAGGATATTCCAGGTGACCAGGGGAATTAATTACTGTCATAGCAATCAT ATCGTACACAGAGATGTGAAACCAGAAAATGTCCTAGTATCTTCACTAGGTGTTGTTAAATTATGTGATTTCGGTTTTGCAAGATTAATCAGTTCCACGGGAGAGGCTTGTACTGAGTATGTAGCTACGCGATGGTATCGAGCTCCGGAGCTTCTTGTAGCTGAACCCCATTATGGTACTCCGATAGATATATGGTCGATTGGATGCCTGTTTGCCGAGATGATGACGGGAGATCCTCTGTTTCCCGGAAATAGTGATATTGATCAGTTTTACTTGATTGTTAAAATGATGG gCAAACCATGTTCTAGACACCAACATTTACTATCAAAGAACTCTAAACTTAGAACAACAGTCAAATTTCCTACAGAAGAAAGCATAGGCTTATACAAACACTTCGAATCCTGGCCAACACTTACTATAGAATTCCTAGAGAGTTGCATGAAGATGGACCCTCAGCAGCGACTAACGGCTGACGAGCTCCTGAAGCACAGCTTCTTCACCCATGATATGTTCCCACAGAGGTTCTTACCAGCTTTAAGAGAGAAGGTTAACGTCGAACTGAATAATCCGCTCTTGAGGAAGTACAAGACTGAGATACTTATGTCGACGGATAAGAGGGACGAAGTGAGAAGGAAACCAAGCAGAGACTCGAAGTGGAGGTTTTCGCTTACAGAAG GCACAATGAAGAGAAAACTCAGTAACGGAGATGGAACAGTAAACGAGAATTTCAACGacaaaaatttaataactttggCTGAAACTGCGCAAAGATTGAACGTGTTACAGCAAAGATCTAGCCAAGGTGCGCTGATTTCCAAAGATCGTGGAACAAAGATCAACCATAGCAGCAACAACGCTTCGGAGATTCAAATGCTGGAAAAATCGCTGGAAAGTTTGGCCAAATTTAGTTCCAGACAG GAACACCAAAAGGATGAGCTCTCTGATTCACCTCAATTTCAGAATTTAGATTATGGGGACTTCAATCGATCACCACAATCACACTTGATTCTACATCCCACTATTAATAATATAAGTTTTAATAAAGATCCTCCAAAGAAATCGCCAAACGTACTACAGAGTATTAACAACTTGACAACCAAACCCACGCAG gTACCTCTTCTGACCAATCCGAGAACGCAATTTCTCAAGAAGTTGGAAAGAAACGCAGTTGTTGATAATATATTTGCCACCGGCGACCATAGTAACCCATTCGATAACACCCCAATTTGGTATAATAGTTTTACCTCTAGCTTACTGAAAAAGAAAGAAGTCAAAACGAAACCTGATGATTTTGTGCTACCCAATCTACCAGGAg CTACAAACAGCCTATTAAGGAGTAAAAAAAGAACATCTCCAGAGAAGTCGCTACCACACTCAAATGATATAACAGCG GGTGAGAAGGCAAGAGTAAAGAGGAAAAGAAAGTACTTTGATATATGTCTGCCCTGCATATTCAAGGATAACGGTAATCCCATTTACTGA
- the LOC140448327 gene encoding uncharacterized protein, which produces MASEKSSRKGCPNRLTPPEYCPSKRKQEAKKQRGRSKSRRRGSSRGGRGRSRRSGRRSSRRSSRRISKSRRSSSKRRSKSVSRCPCPKSHIRSKRRQSQRKRSSKRRDKSGGRGQKCHNPGPMTVNPFFNFLREFRKRHCGWHITKIAVEGAKHWCQMSKDEKRRYYTEACQMMSKAGKRKKGGKGKSRRRRSRRRG; this is translated from the exons ATGGCGTCTGAAAAATCGTCGAGAAAAGGATGCCCTAACcgtttaactccaccagaatacTGCCCgtcaaaaagaaaacaagaagCAAAGAAACAACGAGGTAGATCTAAATCTAGGAGAAGAGGGAGCAGTAGAGGGGGAAGAGGAAGATCTAGAAGATCAGGAAGGAGAAGTAGCAGAAGAAGTAGTAGAAGAAttagtaaaagtagaagaagtagCAGTAAAAGGAGAAGTAAAAGTGTAAGTAGGTGTCCGTGTCCAAAATCACATATAAGAAGTAAAAGAAGACAATCACAACGCAAGAGATCGTCAAAGCGAAGAGATAAAAGTGGAGGAAGAGGCCAAAAATGCCACAATCCGGGACCTATGACAGTTAACCCATTCTTCAATTTCTTACGGGAATTTAG GAAGAGACACTGTGGATGGCATATTACAAAAATTGCAGTTGAAGGCGCTAAACATTGGTGCCAAATGTCGAAAGACGAAAAACGACGCTATTATACAGAGGCATGTCAGATGATGAGCAAAGCAGGTAAACGTAAAAAGGGAGGAAAGGGAAagagcagaagaagaagaagcaggcGAAGgggatga
- the LOC140447279 gene encoding cyclin-dependent kinase-like 2 isoform X4 — MEKYEHLAIVGEGSYGLVMKCRHRETDQIVAIKKFLETEEDATIRKMALREIRMLKRLKHENLVAMIEVFRYKKRFHLVFEYLEGTVLDELDKMPGGLGEERCRQRIFQVTRGINYCHSNHIVHRDVKPENVLVSSLGVVKLCDFGFARLISSTGEACTEYVATRWYRAPELLVAEPHYGTPIDIWSIGCLFAEMMTGDPLFPGNSDIDQFYLIVKMMGKPCSRHQHLLSKNSKLRTTVKFPTEESIGLYKHFESWPTLTIEFLESCMKMDPQQRLTADELLKHSFFTHDMFPQRFLPALREKVNVELNNPLLRKYKTEILMSTDKRDEVRRKPSRDSKWRFSLTEGTMKRKLSNGDGTVNENFNDKNLITLAETAQRLNVLQQRSSQGALISKDRGTKINHSSNNASEIQMLEKSLESLAKFSSRQEHQKDELSDSPQFQNLDYGDFNRSPQSHLILHPTINNISFNKDPPKKSPNVLQSINNLTTKPTQVPLLTNPRTQFLKKLERNAVVDNIFATGDHSNPFDNTPIWYNSFTSSLLKKKEVKTKPDDFVLPNLPGATNSLLRSKKRTSPEKSLPHSNDITAVRKLLYRVRRQE; from the exons ATGGAAAAATACGAACATTTGGCAATCGTTGGTGAAGGTTCTTATGGCTTGGTGATGAAATGTAGACATCGGGAAACCGATCAAATTGTAGCTATTAAGAAATTTCTGGAGACTGAAGAAGATGCCACAATCAGAAAAATGGCGCTTAGGGAAATTCGAATGCTTAAG AGACTGAAACATGAAAATCTGGTAGCGATGATAGAGGTCTTTCGCTACAAAAAACGGTTTCACTTGGTATTTGAATATTTAGAAGGTACCGTATTGGATGAACTGGATAAGATGCCGGGAGGGTTGGGCGAAGAAAGGTGTAGGCAAAGGATATTCCAGGTGACCAGGGGAATTAATTACTGTCATAGCAATCAT ATCGTACACAGAGATGTGAAACCAGAAAATGTCCTAGTATCTTCACTAGGTGTTGTTAAATTATGTGATTTCGGTTTTGCAAGATTAATCAGTTCCACGGGAGAGGCTTGTACTGAGTATGTAGCTACGCGATGGTATCGAGCTCCGGAGCTTCTTGTAGCTGAACCCCATTATGGTACTCCGATAGATATATGGTCGATTGGATGCCTGTTTGCCGAGATGATGACGGGAGATCCTCTGTTTCCCGGAAATAGTGATATTGATCAGTTTTACTTGATTGTTAAAATGATGG gCAAACCATGTTCTAGACACCAACATTTACTATCAAAGAACTCTAAACTTAGAACAACAGTCAAATTTCCTACAGAAGAAAGCATAGGCTTATACAAACACTTCGAATCCTGGCCAACACTTACTATAGAATTCCTAGAGAGTTGCATGAAGATGGACCCTCAGCAGCGACTAACGGCTGACGAGCTCCTGAAGCACAGCTTCTTCACCCATGATATGTTCCCACAGAGGTTCTTACCAGCTTTAAGAGAGAAGGTTAACGTCGAACTGAATAATCCGCTCTTGAGGAAGTACAAGACTGAGATACTTATGTCGACGGATAAGAGGGACGAAGTGAGAAGGAAACCAAGCAGAGACTCGAAGTGGAGGTTTTCGCTTACAGAAG GCACAATGAAGAGAAAACTCAGTAACGGAGATGGAACAGTAAACGAGAATTTCAACGacaaaaatttaataactttggCTGAAACTGCGCAAAGATTGAACGTGTTACAGCAAAGATCTAGCCAAGGTGCGCTGATTTCCAAAGATCGTGGAACAAAGATCAACCATAGCAGCAACAACGCTTCGGAGATTCAAATGCTGGAAAAATCGCTGGAAAGTTTGGCCAAATTTAGTTCCAGACAG GAACACCAAAAGGATGAGCTCTCTGATTCACCTCAATTTCAGAATTTAGATTATGGGGACTTCAATCGATCACCACAATCACACTTGATTCTACATCCCACTATTAATAATATAAGTTTTAATAAAGATCCTCCAAAGAAATCGCCAAACGTACTACAGAGTATTAACAACTTGACAACCAAACCCACGCAG gTACCTCTTCTGACCAATCCGAGAACGCAATTTCTCAAGAAGTTGGAAAGAAACGCAGTTGTTGATAATATATTTGCCACCGGCGACCATAGTAACCCATTCGATAACACCCCAATTTGGTATAATAGTTTTACCTCTAGCTTACTGAAAAAGAAAGAAGTCAAAACGAAACCTGATGATTTTGTGCTACCCAATCTACCAGGAg CTACAAACAGCCTATTAAGGAGTAAAAAAAGAACATCTCCAGAGAAGTCGCTACCACACTCAAATGATATAACAGCGGTAAGAAAATTATTGTATAG GGTGAGAAGGCAAGAGTAA
- the LOC140447279 gene encoding cyclin-dependent kinase-like 2 isoform X3 gives MEKYEHLAIVGEGSYGLVMKCRHRETDQIVAIKKFLETEEDATIRKMALREIRMLKRLKHENLVAMIEVFRYKKRFHLVFEYLEGTVLDELDKMPGGLGEERCRQRIFQVTRGINYCHSNHIVHRDVKPENVLVSSLGVVKLCDFGFARLISSTGEACTEYVATRWYRAPELLVAEPHYGTPIDIWSIGCLFAEMMTGDPLFPGNSDIDQFYLIVKMMGKPCSRHQHLLSKNSKLRTTVKFPTEESIGLYKHFESWPTLTIEFLESCMKMDPQQRLTADELLKHSFFTHDMFPQRFLPALREKVNVELNNPLLRKYKTEILMSTDKRDEVRRKPSRDSKWRFSLTEGTMKRKLSNGDGTVNENFNDKNLITLAETAQRLNVLQQRSSQGALISKDRGTKINHSSNNASEIQMLEKSLESLAKFSSRQEHQKDELSDSPQFQNLDYGDFNRSPQSHLILHPTINNISFNKDPPKKSPNVLQSINNLTTKPTQVPLLTNPRTQFLKKLERNAVVDNIFATGDHSNPFDNTPIWYNSFTSSLLKKKEVKTKPDDFVLPNLPGATNSLLRSKKRTSPEKSLPHSNDITARIHSSSSLKSSSSKI, from the exons ATGGAAAAATACGAACATTTGGCAATCGTTGGTGAAGGTTCTTATGGCTTGGTGATGAAATGTAGACATCGGGAAACCGATCAAATTGTAGCTATTAAGAAATTTCTGGAGACTGAAGAAGATGCCACAATCAGAAAAATGGCGCTTAGGGAAATTCGAATGCTTAAG AGACTGAAACATGAAAATCTGGTAGCGATGATAGAGGTCTTTCGCTACAAAAAACGGTTTCACTTGGTATTTGAATATTTAGAAGGTACCGTATTGGATGAACTGGATAAGATGCCGGGAGGGTTGGGCGAAGAAAGGTGTAGGCAAAGGATATTCCAGGTGACCAGGGGAATTAATTACTGTCATAGCAATCAT ATCGTACACAGAGATGTGAAACCAGAAAATGTCCTAGTATCTTCACTAGGTGTTGTTAAATTATGTGATTTCGGTTTTGCAAGATTAATCAGTTCCACGGGAGAGGCTTGTACTGAGTATGTAGCTACGCGATGGTATCGAGCTCCGGAGCTTCTTGTAGCTGAACCCCATTATGGTACTCCGATAGATATATGGTCGATTGGATGCCTGTTTGCCGAGATGATGACGGGAGATCCTCTGTTTCCCGGAAATAGTGATATTGATCAGTTTTACTTGATTGTTAAAATGATGG gCAAACCATGTTCTAGACACCAACATTTACTATCAAAGAACTCTAAACTTAGAACAACAGTCAAATTTCCTACAGAAGAAAGCATAGGCTTATACAAACACTTCGAATCCTGGCCAACACTTACTATAGAATTCCTAGAGAGTTGCATGAAGATGGACCCTCAGCAGCGACTAACGGCTGACGAGCTCCTGAAGCACAGCTTCTTCACCCATGATATGTTCCCACAGAGGTTCTTACCAGCTTTAAGAGAGAAGGTTAACGTCGAACTGAATAATCCGCTCTTGAGGAAGTACAAGACTGAGATACTTATGTCGACGGATAAGAGGGACGAAGTGAGAAGGAAACCAAGCAGAGACTCGAAGTGGAGGTTTTCGCTTACAGAAG GCACAATGAAGAGAAAACTCAGTAACGGAGATGGAACAGTAAACGAGAATTTCAACGacaaaaatttaataactttggCTGAAACTGCGCAAAGATTGAACGTGTTACAGCAAAGATCTAGCCAAGGTGCGCTGATTTCCAAAGATCGTGGAACAAAGATCAACCATAGCAGCAACAACGCTTCGGAGATTCAAATGCTGGAAAAATCGCTGGAAAGTTTGGCCAAATTTAGTTCCAGACAG GAACACCAAAAGGATGAGCTCTCTGATTCACCTCAATTTCAGAATTTAGATTATGGGGACTTCAATCGATCACCACAATCACACTTGATTCTACATCCCACTATTAATAATATAAGTTTTAATAAAGATCCTCCAAAGAAATCGCCAAACGTACTACAGAGTATTAACAACTTGACAACCAAACCCACGCAG gTACCTCTTCTGACCAATCCGAGAACGCAATTTCTCAAGAAGTTGGAAAGAAACGCAGTTGTTGATAATATATTTGCCACCGGCGACCATAGTAACCCATTCGATAACACCCCAATTTGGTATAATAGTTTTACCTCTAGCTTACTGAAAAAGAAAGAAGTCAAAACGAAACCTGATGATTTTGTGCTACCCAATCTACCAGGAg CTACAAACAGCCTATTAAGGAGTAAAAAAAGAACATCTCCAGAGAAGTCGCTACCACACTCAAATGATATAACAGCG AGGATTCACTCTTCATCATCGCTCAAATCATCTTCTTCAAAGATTTAA
- the LOC140447279 gene encoding cyclin-dependent kinase-like 4 isoform X5, whose translation MEKYEHLAIVGEGSYGLVMKCRHRETDQIVAIKKFLETEEDATIRKMALREIRMLKRLKHENLVAMIEVFRYKKRFHLVFEYLEGTVLDELDKMPGGLGEERCRQRIFQVTRGINYCHSNHIVHRDVKPENVLVSSLGVVKLCDFGFARLISSTGEACTEYVATRWYRAPELLVAEPHYGTPIDIWSIGCLFAEMMTGDPLFPGNSDIDQFYLIVKMMGKPCSRHQHLLSKNSKLRTTVKFPTEESIGLYKHFESWPTLTIEFLESCMKMDPQQRLTADELLKHSFFTHDMFPQRFLPALREKVNVELNNPLLRKYKTEILMSTDKRDEVRRKPSRDSKWRFSLTEGTMKRKLSNGDGTVNENFNDKNLITLAETAQRLNVLQQRSSQGALISKDRGTKINHSSNNASEIQMLEKSLESLAKFSSRQVPLLTNPRTQFLKKLERNAVVDNIFATGDHSNPFDNTPIWYNSFTSSLLKKKEVKTKPDDFVLPNLPGATNSLLRSKKRTSPEKSLPHSNDITAGEKARVKRKRKYFDICLPCIFKDNGNPIY comes from the exons ATGGAAAAATACGAACATTTGGCAATCGTTGGTGAAGGTTCTTATGGCTTGGTGATGAAATGTAGACATCGGGAAACCGATCAAATTGTAGCTATTAAGAAATTTCTGGAGACTGAAGAAGATGCCACAATCAGAAAAATGGCGCTTAGGGAAATTCGAATGCTTAAG AGACTGAAACATGAAAATCTGGTAGCGATGATAGAGGTCTTTCGCTACAAAAAACGGTTTCACTTGGTATTTGAATATTTAGAAGGTACCGTATTGGATGAACTGGATAAGATGCCGGGAGGGTTGGGCGAAGAAAGGTGTAGGCAAAGGATATTCCAGGTGACCAGGGGAATTAATTACTGTCATAGCAATCAT ATCGTACACAGAGATGTGAAACCAGAAAATGTCCTAGTATCTTCACTAGGTGTTGTTAAATTATGTGATTTCGGTTTTGCAAGATTAATCAGTTCCACGGGAGAGGCTTGTACTGAGTATGTAGCTACGCGATGGTATCGAGCTCCGGAGCTTCTTGTAGCTGAACCCCATTATGGTACTCCGATAGATATATGGTCGATTGGATGCCTGTTTGCCGAGATGATGACGGGAGATCCTCTGTTTCCCGGAAATAGTGATATTGATCAGTTTTACTTGATTGTTAAAATGATGG gCAAACCATGTTCTAGACACCAACATTTACTATCAAAGAACTCTAAACTTAGAACAACAGTCAAATTTCCTACAGAAGAAAGCATAGGCTTATACAAACACTTCGAATCCTGGCCAACACTTACTATAGAATTCCTAGAGAGTTGCATGAAGATGGACCCTCAGCAGCGACTAACGGCTGACGAGCTCCTGAAGCACAGCTTCTTCACCCATGATATGTTCCCACAGAGGTTCTTACCAGCTTTAAGAGAGAAGGTTAACGTCGAACTGAATAATCCGCTCTTGAGGAAGTACAAGACTGAGATACTTATGTCGACGGATAAGAGGGACGAAGTGAGAAGGAAACCAAGCAGAGACTCGAAGTGGAGGTTTTCGCTTACAGAAG GCACAATGAAGAGAAAACTCAGTAACGGAGATGGAACAGTAAACGAGAATTTCAACGacaaaaatttaataactttggCTGAAACTGCGCAAAGATTGAACGTGTTACAGCAAAGATCTAGCCAAGGTGCGCTGATTTCCAAAGATCGTGGAACAAAGATCAACCATAGCAGCAACAACGCTTCGGAGATTCAAATGCTGGAAAAATCGCTGGAAAGTTTGGCCAAATTTAGTTCCAGACAG gTACCTCTTCTGACCAATCCGAGAACGCAATTTCTCAAGAAGTTGGAAAGAAACGCAGTTGTTGATAATATATTTGCCACCGGCGACCATAGTAACCCATTCGATAACACCCCAATTTGGTATAATAGTTTTACCTCTAGCTTACTGAAAAAGAAAGAAGTCAAAACGAAACCTGATGATTTTGTGCTACCCAATCTACCAGGAg CTACAAACAGCCTATTAAGGAGTAAAAAAAGAACATCTCCAGAGAAGTCGCTACCACACTCAAATGATATAACAGCG GGTGAGAAGGCAAGAGTAAAGAGGAAAAGAAAGTACTTTGATATATGTCTGCCCTGCATATTCAAGGATAACGGTAATCCCATTTACTGA
- the LOC140447279 gene encoding cyclin-dependent kinase-like 2 isoform X2, protein MEKYEHLAIVGEGSYGLVMKCRHRETDQIVAIKKFLETEEDATIRKMALREIRMLKRLKHENLVAMIEVFRYKKRFHLVFEYLEGTVLDELDKMPGGLGEERCRQRIFQVTRGINYCHSNHIVHRDVKPENVLVSSLGVVKLCDFGFARLISSTGEACTEYVATRWYRAPELLVAEPHYGTPIDIWSIGCLFAEMMTGDPLFPGNSDIDQFYLIVKMMGKPCSRHQHLLSKNSKLRTTVKFPTEESIGLYKHFESWPTLTIEFLESCMKMDPQQRLTADELLKHSFFTHDMFPQRFLPALREKVNVELNNPLLRKYKTEILMSTDKRDEVRRKPSRDSKWRFSLTEGTMKRKLSNGDGTVNENFNDKNLITLAETAQRLNVLQQRSSQGALISKDRGTKINHSSNNASEIQMLEKSLESLAKFSSRQEHQKDELSDSPQFQNLDYGDFNRSPQSHLILHPTINNISFNKDPPKKSPNVLQSINNLTTKPTQVPLLTNPRTQFLKKLERNAVVDNIFATGDHSNPFDNTPIWYNSFTSSLLKKKEVKTKPDDFVLPNLPGATNSLLRSKKRTSPEKSLPHSNDITAVRKLLYRGFTLHHRSNHLLQRFKPSTQ, encoded by the exons ATGGAAAAATACGAACATTTGGCAATCGTTGGTGAAGGTTCTTATGGCTTGGTGATGAAATGTAGACATCGGGAAACCGATCAAATTGTAGCTATTAAGAAATTTCTGGAGACTGAAGAAGATGCCACAATCAGAAAAATGGCGCTTAGGGAAATTCGAATGCTTAAG AGACTGAAACATGAAAATCTGGTAGCGATGATAGAGGTCTTTCGCTACAAAAAACGGTTTCACTTGGTATTTGAATATTTAGAAGGTACCGTATTGGATGAACTGGATAAGATGCCGGGAGGGTTGGGCGAAGAAAGGTGTAGGCAAAGGATATTCCAGGTGACCAGGGGAATTAATTACTGTCATAGCAATCAT ATCGTACACAGAGATGTGAAACCAGAAAATGTCCTAGTATCTTCACTAGGTGTTGTTAAATTATGTGATTTCGGTTTTGCAAGATTAATCAGTTCCACGGGAGAGGCTTGTACTGAGTATGTAGCTACGCGATGGTATCGAGCTCCGGAGCTTCTTGTAGCTGAACCCCATTATGGTACTCCGATAGATATATGGTCGATTGGATGCCTGTTTGCCGAGATGATGACGGGAGATCCTCTGTTTCCCGGAAATAGTGATATTGATCAGTTTTACTTGATTGTTAAAATGATGG gCAAACCATGTTCTAGACACCAACATTTACTATCAAAGAACTCTAAACTTAGAACAACAGTCAAATTTCCTACAGAAGAAAGCATAGGCTTATACAAACACTTCGAATCCTGGCCAACACTTACTATAGAATTCCTAGAGAGTTGCATGAAGATGGACCCTCAGCAGCGACTAACGGCTGACGAGCTCCTGAAGCACAGCTTCTTCACCCATGATATGTTCCCACAGAGGTTCTTACCAGCTTTAAGAGAGAAGGTTAACGTCGAACTGAATAATCCGCTCTTGAGGAAGTACAAGACTGAGATACTTATGTCGACGGATAAGAGGGACGAAGTGAGAAGGAAACCAAGCAGAGACTCGAAGTGGAGGTTTTCGCTTACAGAAG GCACAATGAAGAGAAAACTCAGTAACGGAGATGGAACAGTAAACGAGAATTTCAACGacaaaaatttaataactttggCTGAAACTGCGCAAAGATTGAACGTGTTACAGCAAAGATCTAGCCAAGGTGCGCTGATTTCCAAAGATCGTGGAACAAAGATCAACCATAGCAGCAACAACGCTTCGGAGATTCAAATGCTGGAAAAATCGCTGGAAAGTTTGGCCAAATTTAGTTCCAGACAG GAACACCAAAAGGATGAGCTCTCTGATTCACCTCAATTTCAGAATTTAGATTATGGGGACTTCAATCGATCACCACAATCACACTTGATTCTACATCCCACTATTAATAATATAAGTTTTAATAAAGATCCTCCAAAGAAATCGCCAAACGTACTACAGAGTATTAACAACTTGACAACCAAACCCACGCAG gTACCTCTTCTGACCAATCCGAGAACGCAATTTCTCAAGAAGTTGGAAAGAAACGCAGTTGTTGATAATATATTTGCCACCGGCGACCATAGTAACCCATTCGATAACACCCCAATTTGGTATAATAGTTTTACCTCTAGCTTACTGAAAAAGAAAGAAGTCAAAACGAAACCTGATGATTTTGTGCTACCCAATCTACCAGGAg CTACAAACAGCCTATTAAGGAGTAAAAAAAGAACATCTCCAGAGAAGTCGCTACCACACTCAAATGATATAACAGCGGTAAGAAAATTATTGTATAG AGGATTCACTCTTCATCATCGCTCAAATCATCTTCTTCAAAGATTTAAACCTTCAACTCAATAA